One genomic window of Luteitalea pratensis includes the following:
- a CDS encoding ComEC/Rec2 family competence protein, with amino-acid sequence MRMLFSLFGIVLTTAVASAQPSLDIYYLDVEGGAATLIVTPARESVLVDAGWPGNGGRDVDRIQAAMKAAGITRIDHLIVTHYHTDHVGGVPPLLAKVPVGTVYDHGLMSPPHDPDYASNYEAYVKAVPQRKGLAAGDAIGLKPSADGTPVSLSVVAAHGKVLSRASAPRNARCSSVPAKPADTSDNARSVAFVLTYGAFDFFDAGDLTWNTEAELVCPNVNVPAVEVYQVTHHGLDASNHPLLLEALAPTVAVMNNGAKKGGSAATVKTLKSLPSLKALYQLHRNVATGPDDNTTPDLVANPDESPDAGHMVSVHAKKDGSFEVANHRTGEKRSFASAR; translated from the coding sequence ATGCGCATGCTGTTCTCCCTGTTCGGTATCGTGCTCACCACCGCCGTGGCCTCGGCCCAGCCGTCGCTCGACATCTACTACCTCGATGTCGAGGGCGGTGCAGCCACGCTGATCGTCACCCCGGCGCGGGAGTCCGTCCTCGTCGATGCCGGCTGGCCAGGCAACGGCGGGCGCGACGTCGATCGGATCCAGGCGGCGATGAAGGCGGCCGGGATCACGCGCATCGACCACCTGATCGTCACGCACTACCACACCGATCACGTCGGTGGCGTGCCGCCCCTGCTCGCGAAGGTGCCGGTGGGGACCGTCTACGATCACGGCCTGATGTCGCCGCCGCACGATCCTGACTACGCCAGCAACTACGAGGCCTACGTGAAGGCCGTACCGCAGCGCAAGGGGCTGGCAGCCGGCGATGCCATTGGCCTCAAGCCGTCCGCCGATGGCACCCCCGTCTCGCTCAGCGTCGTCGCCGCGCATGGCAAGGTGCTGTCACGCGCGTCAGCACCGCGCAACGCCCGGTGCAGCAGCGTACCCGCCAAACCCGCCGACACCAGTGACAATGCCCGCAGCGTTGCGTTCGTGCTGACGTACGGGGCCTTCGACTTCTTCGACGCAGGCGACCTGACGTGGAACACCGAAGCCGAACTCGTGTGCCCGAACGTCAACGTGCCAGCGGTGGAGGTGTACCAGGTGACGCACCACGGGCTCGACGCCAGCAATCACCCGCTGTTGCTCGAGGCGCTCGCGCCCACGGTGGCGGTGATGAACAACGGTGCGAAGAAAGGGGGATCGGCTGCGACGGTGAAGACCCTCAAGTCGCTCCCGTCGTTGAAGGCGCTCTACCAACTGCACCGCAACGTCGCGACCGGGCCAGACGACAACACCACGCCAGACCTGGTGGCCAACCCCGACGAGTCGCCCGATGCCGGTCACATGGTCAGCGTCCACGCGAAGAAGGACGGCTCGTTCGAGGTGGCCAACCACCGCACGGGGGAGAAGCGTTCGTTCGCCTCGGCCAGGTAG
- a CDS encoding alpha/beta hydrolase family protein, giving the protein MRPVQAVLAVVLVASSATAQPRGLVPADFYKEVTVEEVAMRPQGDMVAFTVMTIVEKENTRHREIWLQPLQNGKALGAAFPFTSPTENSAQPRWSPDGALLAFTSRRDKDENTTWFARVGGTGGEAFHVDGVSAEPVWSPDGKWIAYVKAPMRDGDHDGTADKKDEHEGWVAPDALTKTLDAKRFDGRVITSTRYKSNGTLTWLPHYSTKDVAQVFVVPAAGGTPVQLTRLTFAPSQLTWTPDSATILFSADPSQDDEYKQDPTSDLYAIGRTGGEPRLLTAAAGSERAPVVSRQGTRLAFQSVPGRGAETDILVVDIASDGTFRGQPRNLTADWNRVPGVPRWSPDGRAIRFDAEFSGNAHVFEVPVTGKATVRAVTMGDRTIKAASDSRDGAWMAYTVDTPLSPPELFVAAGVGSSEEQLTHLNAAWLAGVTLQPAERLTWKVGNGTEIEGWLVKPIGYVPGRSYPMVLKIHGGPHTQYGNTWFRTFHVLSASGFFVLYPNPRGSSGYGHAFTYATKAKWGELDTEDYLKGVDAALARYRDIDPKRVGVSGGSYGGYMTNWLSATTTRFAAAVTSRSITNWESWYGASDAQPLTEFEFNGPPWEQRELYRRLSPISYVEKVTIPTLIIHSENDYRTPIADGEQWFMALKKRKVPVEMVRYPRSTHDLSRTGEPWLLVDRLERIRSWFDHWLNTQASARPATTPSLP; this is encoded by the coding sequence ATGCGACCGGTGCAGGCCGTGCTCGCCGTCGTGCTGGTTGCGTCGTCGGCGACCGCGCAACCGCGTGGGCTCGTGCCCGCGGACTTCTACAAGGAAGTCACGGTCGAGGAGGTGGCGATGCGGCCACAGGGCGACATGGTCGCCTTCACCGTGATGACCATCGTCGAGAAGGAGAACACGCGCCATCGCGAGATCTGGCTGCAGCCCTTGCAGAACGGCAAGGCTCTCGGGGCGGCCTTCCCGTTCACGTCGCCGACCGAGAACTCGGCGCAGCCGCGGTGGAGCCCGGACGGGGCGCTGCTGGCGTTCACCTCCCGGCGTGACAAGGACGAAAACACGACATGGTTTGCGCGTGTAGGAGGGACGGGCGGCGAGGCCTTCCACGTGGATGGCGTGTCGGCCGAACCGGTATGGTCGCCCGACGGCAAGTGGATCGCGTACGTCAAGGCGCCGATGCGCGACGGCGATCACGACGGCACGGCCGACAAGAAGGACGAGCACGAGGGCTGGGTCGCGCCTGATGCGCTGACAAAGACACTCGACGCCAAGCGCTTCGACGGGCGCGTCATCACGTCCACCCGCTACAAGTCCAACGGCACGCTGACGTGGCTGCCCCACTACAGCACCAAGGACGTTGCGCAGGTCTTCGTCGTGCCGGCCGCGGGCGGCACGCCGGTGCAACTGACGCGGCTGACCTTTGCACCCTCCCAGCTGACGTGGACGCCGGACAGCGCGACGATCCTCTTCTCCGCCGATCCCAGCCAGGATGACGAGTACAAGCAGGATCCGACGTCGGATCTCTACGCGATCGGCCGAACCGGCGGAGAACCACGGCTGCTGACGGCCGCCGCTGGCAGCGAGCGAGCCCCCGTCGTCTCTCGGCAGGGCACGCGCCTCGCGTTCCAGTCGGTTCCCGGACGCGGCGCCGAGACCGACATCCTCGTCGTCGACATTGCGTCCGACGGCACCTTCCGCGGCCAGCCGCGCAACCTGACCGCGGACTGGAATCGTGTACCTGGCGTGCCCCGGTGGTCGCCGGACGGCCGCGCCATCCGCTTCGACGCCGAGTTCAGCGGCAATGCGCACGTCTTCGAGGTGCCCGTGACAGGCAAGGCGACGGTTCGGGCCGTGACGATGGGCGACCGCACGATCAAGGCTGCGTCGGACAGCCGCGACGGCGCGTGGATGGCCTACACCGTGGACACACCGCTGTCGCCGCCGGAGTTGTTCGTGGCTGCTGGCGTCGGCTCCTCAGAGGAGCAGCTCACGCACCTCAACGCGGCATGGCTGGCGGGCGTGACGCTGCAGCCGGCCGAACGACTGACATGGAAGGTCGGCAACGGCACCGAGATCGAGGGCTGGCTGGTCAAGCCGATCGGCTATGTGCCCGGCCGCTCGTACCCGATGGTGCTGAAGATCCATGGCGGGCCGCACACGCAGTACGGCAACACCTGGTTCCGTACCTTCCACGTGCTGTCGGCTTCCGGCTTCTTCGTGCTGTACCCGAACCCGCGCGGCTCGTCAGGCTACGGCCATGCGTTCACCTATGCGACCAAAGCCAAGTGGGGCGAGCTCGACACCGAGGACTACCTGAAGGGCGTGGATGCGGCACTGGCGCGATACCGGGACATCGATCCGAAGCGTGTCGGCGTCTCCGGGGGCAGTTACGGCGGCTACATGACCAACTGGCTGAGTGCGACCACGACGCGATTTGCCGCGGCCGTGACGAGCCGGTCGATCACCAACTGGGAGAGCTGGTACGGTGCCTCCGATGCGCAGCCGCTGACCGAGTTCGAGTTCAACGGCCCGCCGTGGGAACAGCGCGAGCTCTATCGCCGCCTGTCACCGATCAGCTACGTCGAGAAGGTCACCATCCCGACACTCATCATCCACAGCGAGAACGACTACCGCACGCCGATCGCTGATGGCGAGCAGTGGTTCATGGCGCTGAAGAAGCGCAAGGTGCCGGTCGAGATGGTGCGCTATCCCCGATCCACGCACGACCTGTCTCGTACGGGCGAGCCATGGCTGCTCGTCGATCGCCTCGAGCGCATCCGGAGCTGGTTCGACCACTGGCTGAACACGCAGGCCAGCGCGCGCCCGGCCACGACGCCGTCGCTGCCATGA
- a CDS encoding heparan-alpha-glucosaminide N-acetyltransferase domain-containing protein, which produces MAELAPGSVARSPRSRAGYIDWLRGLAVVIMILAHAVDSWTVLGPTRHTNPYFWFMVLAGMGAPLFLWLAGLAVPLAAHARMRRGASQAEASWTLQKRGWQIFGLALLFRLQAYVFSAGATLYGTLKVDILNVMGLSLVAAGWLWGRGRTRNGRVTAALAATIGVLVLAPLLRLWSWPALVPDPIEWYLRPPPARSTFTLFPWSAFAFAGLALGEWLAGVTAEARDRFHAWCLAGGAGIAAASYQSSFLPTLLPGSKFWTTSPAFFSIRLGAMIAVFGLLYFLLRPGGAWSRIALPQAWSPMELLGRTSLFIYWVHVELVYGLATRRLHKALSFNAALIAFAIFTVGMLALAMVKSRYWDNEAPWRTRDA; this is translated from the coding sequence ATGGCTGAACTGGCGCCCGGGAGCGTCGCACGGTCACCACGCTCGCGCGCCGGCTACATTGACTGGCTCCGCGGTCTGGCGGTCGTCATCATGATCCTCGCCCACGCCGTCGACTCGTGGACGGTGCTCGGGCCGACCCGCCACACGAATCCGTACTTCTGGTTCATGGTGCTTGCCGGTATGGGGGCGCCACTCTTCCTGTGGCTGGCCGGCCTGGCGGTGCCCCTCGCCGCGCACGCCCGCATGCGCCGCGGGGCCTCGCAGGCCGAGGCGAGCTGGACGCTGCAGAAACGCGGCTGGCAGATCTTCGGCCTCGCCCTGCTCTTCCGCCTCCAGGCCTATGTCTTCAGTGCCGGCGCCACCCTCTACGGCACCCTCAAGGTCGACATCCTCAACGTCATGGGCCTGTCACTGGTGGCCGCTGGCTGGCTGTGGGGGCGGGGTCGTACCAGGAACGGCCGCGTCACGGCCGCCCTGGCCGCGACGATCGGCGTGCTCGTCCTGGCGCCCTTGCTGCGGCTGTGGTCCTGGCCCGCCCTCGTGCCGGATCCGATCGAGTGGTACCTGCGTCCGCCACCCGCCCGCAGCACCTTCACGCTGTTCCCGTGGAGCGCCTTCGCCTTCGCGGGACTTGCCCTCGGCGAGTGGCTCGCCGGCGTGACGGCTGAGGCGCGCGATCGCTTCCACGCGTGGTGTCTCGCGGGAGGCGCCGGCATCGCGGCGGCGTCGTACCAGTCGTCGTTCCTGCCGACGCTGTTGCCTGGCTCGAAGTTCTGGACGACGTCGCCTGCCTTCTTCTCGATCCGCCTCGGCGCCATGATCGCGGTGTTCGGGCTGCTCTACTTCCTGTTGCGACCGGGCGGGGCGTGGTCGCGCATCGCGCTGCCGCAAGCGTGGAGCCCGATGGAGTTGCTCGGGCGCACGTCGCTGTTCATCTACTGGGTGCACGTTGAACTGGTGTACGGGCTCGCCACGCGCCGGCTGCACAAGGCGCTGTCGTTCAACGCCGCCTTGATCGCGTTTGCGATCTTTACGGTCGGCATGCTGGCTCTGGCGATGGTCAAGAGCCGATACTGGGACAACGAAGCGCCCTGGCGCACACGTGATGCCTGA
- the dps gene encoding DNA starvation/stationary phase protection protein Dps, with amino-acid sequence MSNKSVAEIHLNSTKHGLDAETRQSVVELLNARLADVIDLELQAKQAHWNVKGPNFIGLHELFDQVSASAATYKDEIAERAVMLGGVAVGTSQAVVERTTLPPYPVDAQDWKSHVECLSSALAKLGTALRQAIEDADELEDAVTVDLLTGIAHGVDKYLWFVESHRG; translated from the coding sequence ATGTCGAACAAGAGCGTTGCCGAGATACACCTGAACAGCACCAAGCATGGCCTCGACGCCGAGACACGGCAGTCGGTGGTCGAGTTGTTGAATGCCCGCCTCGCCGATGTCATCGATCTCGAGCTGCAGGCCAAGCAGGCGCACTGGAACGTCAAGGGCCCGAACTTCATCGGCCTTCACGAACTCTTCGACCAGGTCTCGGCCTCAGCGGCCACGTACAAGGACGAAATCGCCGAACGGGCCGTGATGCTCGGCGGCGTCGCCGTCGGCACGTCGCAGGCCGTCGTCGAGCGGACCACGCTGCCGCCGTATCCGGTCGACGCGCAGGACTGGAAGAGCCACGTGGAGTGCCTTTCGTCGGCCCTCGCAAAGCTCGGGACCGCGCTGCGTCAGGCCATCGAGGATGCCGACGAACTCGAGGATGCGGTCACCGTCGATCTCCTGACTGGAATCGCACACGGGGTCGACAAGTACCTGTGGTTCGTCGAGTCGCACCGCGGATAG
- a CDS encoding FeoA family protein, with translation MIDHAAIAAPTRAAKTSGPAPIRLSSLRAGAVVRFRGTELDPASCDLLRALGLTRECQLTLCKAGEPCIVQVRSTRIGLSGKVADGILVVPYAHEG, from the coding sequence ATGATCGACCACGCCGCGATTGCCGCACCGACCCGTGCGGCCAAGACCTCGGGCCCTGCGCCCATTCGGCTGAGCTCCCTGCGAGCCGGCGCCGTCGTCCGCTTCCGCGGCACGGAGCTCGATCCCGCATCGTGCGACCTGTTGCGCGCCCTCGGCCTCACACGTGAATGCCAGCTGACGTTGTGCAAGGCCGGCGAGCCGTGCATCGTCCAGGTGCGCTCCACGCGCATCGGCCTGTCCGGCAAGGTCGCCGACGGCATCCTCGTGGTTCCCTACGCGCACGAAGGTTGA
- a CDS encoding OsmC family protein, translating to MAKPPVEVALEWTRDLVFQSQLSGQPGPLIDSDGVAGASPVQALVVALGSCMAVDVVMILQKGRHDLRGLRVRVVGTRADGPPAYVTGYRIEYEVKGQVPDAAIERAMALSRDTYCSVWHSLRPDATLELTYTRVDG from the coding sequence ATGGCCAAGCCCCCCGTCGAGGTTGCCCTCGAATGGACCCGCGACCTGGTGTTCCAGTCCCAGCTGAGCGGTCAGCCGGGTCCGCTCATCGACAGCGACGGCGTGGCGGGTGCCTCGCCGGTGCAGGCCCTGGTCGTGGCCCTCGGGTCGTGCATGGCGGTGGATGTGGTGATGATCCTCCAGAAGGGGCGCCACGACCTCCGGGGCTTGCGCGTGAGGGTCGTCGGCACGCGCGCTGACGGGCCACCGGCCTACGTCACCGGCTACCGCATCGAGTACGAGGTGAAGGGGCAGGTCCCGGATGCCGCGATCGAGCGGGCGATGGCGCTCTCTCGCGACACCTACTGCTCCGTATGGCACAGCCTGCGGCCCGACGCCACCCTCGAGCTCACGTACACTCGCGTGGATGGCTGA
- a CDS encoding M14 family zinc carboxypeptidase, whose translation MCLPRLPRWAAIACLSVLLAAFPHAQPAPAARESFDADFARSVREWTTAPEFLSPLVDQLPLVKGIPTPKGVLGYHVGTPKRLTKTDAALAYYRALEKASPRIRVTTIGKTDEGRDVTVVYIASEATLKNLATHTANLGRLADPRGLPEEDAKRLIAITPPMYHLMAGLHSAETGPPEMLMELAYRLVASETPLIRQIRERIIVSFTPASDPDGRDRYIDWYRKHMVDITEEKDRISGPPYWGKYIFHDNNRDINYSQVTMRAHLAWYLKTHPPVMHDLHESVPFLYTFSGQAPQNPNLDPIVYGELPTFANFEMMQLTKYGMPGVWTHGFVDMWSPGYLAFMSSNHNGLIRMYETFGNGGATTMKRKVAPPEGTGQTSREWYRPLPPYKEVTWSMRNNTNYMQTAVLSALQYASSFPDVLVENFYRKSRNSVEAGQKEAPYAYVVPAGQKDLTRVDLLVSLLQQQGIEVAKASGEITLSDGTYPAGSYVIKRNQPYGRLVKTLLEKQTFPDPSLRTYDDTGWTMGLMLQVEIKPTVDKKVLDAPVTRVTDLSRTGTVNGPSAPSAWVVAHHGSNDMVRLRLALGASTEVRAARVSFKVGEASYPAGSFLVPANAGTTFTDAVTRLGLEATGLASLPDVATVVVDLPRLAMFSTWGRTQEVGWVRHAFDTFGIAYELIYKERIRQGGLHQAYDVILIPSQATTGKSLVYDVERKAGPLAYRKDPQFPTLGAYGETDDVTGGMGLQGVMELEKFVEDGGVLITLGASSYMPAEFGLLPAVTANRPTGAFYAPGPIVQAEVLRAEHPIFFGYSKTTLPVRYANGPLFQVPEDDVADQVLMRFTGGDDGVLSGLMRGAAETRRRPAIIDTPVGKGRVVAFATNPCYRWQNHGEFGMLFNAAVLFWNDVPDKGATPAPAATAAAVGH comes from the coding sequence ATGTGCCTTCCGCGCCTGCCTCGTTGGGCCGCCATCGCCTGCCTGTCCGTGCTGCTTGCGGCATTCCCGCACGCGCAACCCGCGCCAGCGGCGCGCGAATCGTTCGACGCCGACTTCGCCCGCAGCGTCCGCGAGTGGACGACGGCTCCCGAGTTCCTGAGTCCCCTGGTGGACCAGCTGCCGCTCGTCAAGGGCATCCCGACGCCGAAGGGCGTGCTCGGCTACCACGTCGGCACGCCGAAGCGCCTGACGAAGACCGACGCCGCGCTGGCGTACTACCGGGCCCTCGAGAAGGCGTCGCCACGCATCCGCGTGACCACCATCGGCAAGACCGACGAGGGACGCGACGTCACCGTCGTCTACATCGCCAGCGAAGCGACGCTGAAGAACCTCGCCACGCACACCGCCAATCTGGGCCGCCTCGCCGACCCACGCGGGCTGCCGGAGGAGGACGCGAAGCGGCTGATCGCGATCACGCCGCCCATGTACCACCTGATGGCGGGCCTGCACAGCGCGGAGACCGGCCCCCCGGAGATGCTGATGGAGCTGGCGTACCGCCTGGTCGCCAGCGAGACGCCCCTCATCCGCCAGATCCGTGAACGCATCATCGTCAGTTTCACGCCGGCCAGCGACCCCGACGGCCGCGATCGGTACATCGACTGGTACCGCAAGCACATGGTGGACATCACCGAGGAAAAGGACCGCATCTCGGGGCCACCGTACTGGGGCAAGTACATCTTTCACGACAACAATCGCGACATCAACTACTCGCAGGTGACGATGCGTGCGCACCTCGCGTGGTACCTGAAGACGCATCCGCCGGTGATGCACGACCTGCATGAATCGGTGCCGTTCCTCTACACGTTCTCCGGGCAGGCCCCACAGAACCCCAATCTCGATCCGATCGTGTATGGCGAACTGCCGACGTTTGCCAACTTCGAGATGATGCAGCTCACCAAGTACGGCATGCCCGGCGTGTGGACACACGGATTCGTGGACATGTGGTCGCCGGGCTACCTCGCCTTCATGTCGTCGAACCACAACGGGCTGATCCGGATGTACGAGACGTTCGGCAACGGCGGCGCCACGACGATGAAGCGCAAGGTCGCACCGCCCGAGGGCACCGGCCAGACCAGTCGCGAGTGGTATCGGCCGCTGCCCCCGTACAAGGAAGTCACGTGGTCGATGCGCAACAACACCAACTACATGCAGACCGCCGTGCTGTCCGCGCTGCAGTACGCGTCGTCGTTTCCGGATGTCCTAGTCGAGAACTTCTACCGCAAGAGCCGCAACAGCGTCGAGGCCGGGCAGAAGGAGGCGCCGTACGCGTACGTCGTGCCCGCCGGCCAGAAGGATCTCACGCGCGTCGACCTGCTCGTGTCGCTGCTGCAGCAACAGGGCATCGAGGTCGCGAAGGCCAGCGGCGAGATCACGCTGTCGGACGGCACGTACCCGGCGGGGTCGTACGTGATCAAGCGCAACCAGCCGTACGGTCGGCTGGTGAAGACGCTGCTCGAGAAGCAGACCTTCCCCGATCCGTCGCTGCGCACCTACGACGACACGGGCTGGACCATGGGACTGATGCTGCAGGTCGAGATCAAGCCGACCGTGGACAAGAAGGTGCTCGACGCGCCCGTGACACGCGTCACCGACCTGTCGCGCACGGGCACGGTCAACGGCCCGTCGGCGCCTTCGGCCTGGGTCGTTGCCCACCATGGCTCCAACGACATGGTGCGCCTCCGGCTCGCCCTTGGCGCCAGCACGGAAGTGCGCGCCGCGCGGGTGTCGTTCAAGGTCGGCGAAGCGAGCTATCCGGCCGGATCGTTCCTCGTGCCGGCCAACGCCGGCACGACGTTCACGGACGCCGTGACGCGCCTTGGCCTCGAGGCGACCGGCCTGGCGTCGCTTCCCGATGTGGCAACGGTCGTGGTGGACCTGCCGCGCCTCGCGATGTTCAGCACCTGGGGCCGCACGCAGGAGGTGGGCTGGGTACGGCATGCCTTCGACACGTTCGGCATTGCTTACGAGCTGATTTACAAGGAGCGGATTCGCCAGGGCGGGCTGCACCAGGCCTACGACGTGATCCTGATCCCGAGCCAGGCCACGACAGGCAAGTCCCTGGTGTACGACGTCGAGCGCAAGGCGGGTCCGCTCGCCTATCGCAAGGACCCGCAGTTCCCCACGCTCGGCGCCTACGGCGAGACCGACGACGTCACAGGCGGAATGGGCCTGCAGGGCGTGATGGAGTTGGAGAAGTTCGTCGAGGACGGCGGCGTGCTGATCACGCTCGGCGCCTCGTCGTACATGCCGGCGGAGTTCGGGCTGCTGCCGGCGGTGACGGCGAACCGTCCGACCGGCGCGTTCTATGCGCCCGGGCCGATCGTGCAGGCCGAGGTCCTTCGCGCCGAACATCCGATCTTCTTCGGCTACAGCAAGACCACCCTGCCGGTGAGGTACGCCAACGGGCCGCTGTTCCAGGTGCCGGAAGACGACGTGGCCGATCAGGTGCTGATGCGGTTCACGGGCGGGGACGACGGTGTGCTCAGCGGCCTGATGCGTGGCGCCGCCGAAACACGGCGACGGCCGGCCATCATCGATACGCCGGTCGGCAAGGGCCGCGTCGTGGCGTTTGCCACCAACCCGTGTTACCGCTGGCAGAACCACGGCGAGTTCGGAATGCTGTTCAACGCGGCGGTATTGTTCTGGAACGACGTGCCGGACAAGGGTGCCACGCCAGCGCCTGCCGCCACCGCAGCAGCCGTCGGTCATTGA
- a CDS encoding sulfite exporter TauE/SafE family protein, translating to MMMLVVGLVAFVASALTFVSGFGLGTLLMPVFAVFMPVERAVAATGVVHFLNSVFKFGLVGRRAHWPTVWRFGVPALFASFVGAWWLLRLAAQPPLLTWALGSRLLHVTTAKLLIGALLLVFVLVEWVPRWKRLTFSPSYMPLGGLLSGLAGGVSGMQGALRSGFLARAGLSRDAFVATGVVIACLIDISRLGVYSRMFAVHQASLDIGLLVVAVLCAFAGALVGRRFLEHLTMDAVRHVIAVLLLLMAVGLVGGLL from the coding sequence ATGATGATGCTGGTCGTGGGCCTGGTCGCCTTCGTGGCGTCTGCGCTGACGTTCGTGTCCGGCTTCGGGCTCGGGACGCTGCTGATGCCGGTGTTTGCCGTCTTCATGCCCGTCGAGCGTGCGGTGGCCGCCACCGGCGTCGTCCACTTCCTCAACAGCGTCTTCAAGTTCGGACTGGTCGGTCGTCGGGCGCACTGGCCAACCGTCTGGCGGTTCGGCGTGCCGGCATTGTTTGCATCCTTCGTCGGTGCCTGGTGGCTCCTGCGTCTCGCCGCCCAGCCGCCGCTCCTGACGTGGGCACTCGGCAGTCGCCTGCTGCACGTGACCACGGCGAAACTGCTGATCGGCGCGTTGTTGCTGGTCTTCGTGCTGGTGGAGTGGGTGCCGCGCTGGAAGCGGCTGACCTTCTCCCCGTCGTACATGCCGCTCGGCGGCTTGTTGAGTGGCCTGGCCGGTGGCGTGTCGGGCATGCAGGGCGCCTTGCGATCGGGGTTCCTGGCGAGGGCAGGGCTGTCGCGCGACGCGTTCGTCGCCACAGGCGTGGTGATCGCCTGCCTGATCGACATCTCGCGGCTGGGGGTCTACTCGCGGATGTTCGCCGTGCACCAGGCGTCGCTGGATATCGGCCTGCTCGTGGTGGCCGTGCTGTGTGCTTTTGCCGGTGCGCTCGTCGGGCGCCGCTTCCTCGAACACCTCACGATGGACGCGGTGCGGCACGTGATTGCAGTGCTGCTCCTGCTCATGGCGGTCGGGCTCGTGGGGGGCCTCCTGTAG
- a CDS encoding LamB/YcsF family protein — MTSRLDLNADLGEHDGPPPPPARALLHIVTSVNIACGAHAGDAESMRLVVAEAAALGVQIGAHPSFPDRAGFGRRIVPMTMAAISDTVAQQVSELGVIASRQGAAMRHVKPHGALYNLASRDRAVADTVVAGIIRTDASLALYAPHGSALAAAGAEGPLRVVYEGFLDRAYEDDGTLTPRDVPGAVLHDPELACRRATTWAGSGLVRTRTGRLLALPLETLCVHGDTPDAVAIATRVREALAAAGVSLVAALQP, encoded by the coding sequence GTGACATCGCGCCTCGACCTCAACGCCGATCTCGGTGAGCACGACGGCCCGCCGCCGCCACCAGCACGTGCCCTCCTCCACATCGTGACGTCGGTCAACATCGCCTGCGGTGCCCACGCAGGTGATGCCGAGAGCATGCGTCTCGTCGTCGCGGAGGCGGCCGCCCTGGGCGTGCAGATCGGCGCCCATCCCTCGTTTCCCGACCGCGCCGGCTTCGGGCGCCGCATCGTGCCGATGACGATGGCCGCGATCAGCGACACTGTCGCGCAGCAGGTGAGCGAGCTTGGCGTCATCGCGTCGCGGCAGGGCGCCGCGATGCGTCACGTGAAGCCGCATGGCGCGCTCTACAATCTCGCTTCGCGTGATCGCGCCGTGGCCGATACCGTGGTCGCCGGCATCATTCGTACCGACGCGTCGCTGGCGCTGTACGCACCGCACGGATCGGCGCTCGCGGCCGCCGGGGCGGAGGGGCCACTCCGCGTGGTGTACGAGGGCTTTCTCGATCGGGCCTACGAGGACGACGGCACGCTGACGCCGCGCGACGTGCCCGGCGCGGTGCTGCACGATCCTGAGCTCGCCTGCAGGCGTGCGACGACGTGGGCCGGGTCCGGGCTGGTGCGCACGCGTACCGGTCGCCTGCTGGCGCTACCGCTCGAGACACTCTGCGTCCATGGCGACACACCGGACGCCGTGGCCATCGCCACCCGGGTGCGCGAGGCGCTCGCCGCCGCTGGCGTCAGCCTCGTTGCTGCGTTGCAGCCATGA